A stretch of the Pseudomonas sp. ACM7 genome encodes the following:
- the sutA gene encoding transcriptional regulator SutA: MSDDDLENDDLEVGDDDETEEGLETAAEDVADDDGGETPVPTAKGKAKAAVSVDELPSVEAKNKERDALARAMDEFLAKGGKVQEVEANVVADPPKKPDNKYGSRPI; encoded by the coding sequence ATGAGCGACGATGATCTGGAAAACGACGACCTCGAAGTAGGCGACGACGACGAAACCGAAGAAGGTCTGGAAACAGCAGCGGAAGACGTTGCTGACGACGATGGCGGTGAAACGCCCGTTCCGACCGCCAAAGGCAAAGCCAAGGCAGCGGTATCGGTCGATGAGCTGCCGAGCGTCGAAGCAAAAAACAAGGAGCGTGACGCTCTGGCGCGGGCCATGGATGAGTTCCTGGCCAAGGGCGGCAAGGTGCAGGAAGTGGAGGCCAATGTGGTCGCCGATCCGCCCAAGAAGCCTGACAACAAGTACGGCAGCCGGCCTATCTGA
- a CDS encoding HAD family hydrolase encodes MRIQLITFDLDDTLWDTAPVIVSAEAVLREWLTEHAPNLGAVPVEHLWAIRERILSSEPGLKHRISALRRRVLFHALEEAGYGHGQASDLADQSFEVFLHARHQLEIFPEVQPTLETLANHYALGVVTNGNADVRRLGLADYFKFALCAEDIGIGKPDARLFHEALQRGGATAETAVHIGDHPGDDIAGAQQAGLRAIWFNPTGKVWEAEKAPDAEIRSLSELPALLALWNAQH; translated from the coding sequence ATGAGAATTCAATTGATCACCTTCGACCTCGACGACACCCTGTGGGATACCGCCCCGGTGATCGTCAGCGCCGAAGCCGTACTGCGTGAATGGCTGACCGAGCATGCACCGAATCTGGGCGCCGTGCCGGTGGAGCATTTGTGGGCGATTCGCGAACGGATCCTGAGCAGTGAACCGGGCCTCAAGCACCGCATCAGCGCCTTGCGCCGCCGAGTCTTGTTCCACGCACTGGAAGAGGCTGGTTACGGCCATGGTCAGGCCTCAGACCTGGCCGATCAGAGTTTTGAAGTATTTCTGCATGCGCGGCATCAGCTGGAAATCTTCCCTGAGGTGCAACCGACCCTGGAGACGCTGGCCAATCACTACGCCCTCGGCGTGGTCACCAATGGCAACGCCGATGTGCGTCGGCTAGGGCTGGCGGATTACTTCAAGTTTGCCTTGTGCGCCGAAGACATCGGCATCGGCAAGCCAGATGCGCGACTGTTTCATGAGGCGTTGCAACGGGGTGGTGCGACGGCCGAGACGGCCGTGCATATCGGCGATCATCCGGGTGACGACATTGCCGGCGCCCAGCAGGCGGGATTGCGCGCGATCTGGTTTAACCCGACGGGCAAAGTTTGGGAAGCCGAGAAGGCACCAGATGCCGAGATACGCAGCCTGAGCGAGTTGCCGGCGTTGTTGGCCCTCTGGAACGCCCAACATTGA
- a CDS encoding ammonium transporter, translating to MTLRKFAGLGALLSLVMPGLAMAADEVAAPVLNSGDTAWMMTSTALVLFMTIPGLALFYGGMVRSKNILSVMMQCFAITGLISILWVIYGYSIAFDTTGMEQGVINFNSFFGGMGKAFLAGVTPASLTGPAALFPEAVFVTFQMTFAIITPALIVGAFAERMKFSAMLIFMGVWFTLVYAPIAHMVWSGNGGLLWDWGVLDFAGGTVVHINAGVAGLIACLVLGKRKGFPTTPMAPHNLGYTLMGAAMLWVGWFGFNAGSAAAANGTAGMAMLVTQIATAAAALGWMFAEWITHGKPSALGIASGVVAGLVAITPAAGTVGPMGALVIGLAAGVVCFFCATTLKRKLGYDDSLDAFGVHGIGGILGAILTGVFAAPSLGGFGTVTDIAAQVWIQCKGVGFTVIYTAIVTFIILKVLDAVMGLRITEEEEAVGIDLALHNERGYNL from the coding sequence ATGACTCTGCGTAAATTCGCAGGGCTAGGAGCCCTGTTGTCCCTCGTAATGCCCGGCCTGGCCATGGCGGCAGACGAAGTGGCAGCCCCAGTCCTCAACTCCGGCGACACTGCCTGGATGATGACCTCGACAGCCCTCGTGCTGTTCATGACCATTCCCGGCCTCGCGCTGTTCTACGGCGGCATGGTTCGCTCCAAAAACATTCTTTCCGTGATGATGCAGTGCTTCGCCATTACCGGTCTGATCAGCATCCTGTGGGTCATTTATGGCTACAGCATCGCGTTCGACACCACCGGCATGGAACAGGGCGTCATCAACTTCAACTCGTTCTTCGGTGGCATGGGCAAGGCATTCCTCGCCGGTGTCACGCCAGCGAGCCTGACCGGGCCTGCGGCGCTGTTCCCTGAAGCGGTGTTCGTCACCTTCCAGATGACGTTCGCCATCATCACCCCTGCGCTGATCGTCGGTGCCTTCGCCGAGCGGATGAAGTTCTCCGCCATGCTGATCTTCATGGGCGTCTGGTTCACTCTGGTTTATGCACCCATCGCGCACATGGTCTGGTCCGGTAACGGCGGCCTGTTGTGGGACTGGGGCGTGCTGGACTTCGCCGGCGGCACCGTGGTGCACATCAACGCCGGTGTGGCCGGTCTGATCGCCTGCCTGGTACTGGGCAAACGTAAAGGCTTTCCGACCACCCCGATGGCGCCGCACAACCTCGGTTACACCCTGATGGGCGCTGCCATGCTGTGGGTTGGCTGGTTCGGCTTCAACGCCGGCTCCGCCGCAGCGGCCAACGGCACTGCTGGTATGGCGATGCTGGTGACCCAGATCGCAACCGCCGCCGCTGCACTGGGCTGGATGTTCGCCGAGTGGATCACTCACGGCAAACCAAGTGCCCTGGGTATCGCTTCGGGTGTTGTGGCCGGTCTGGTTGCAATCACCCCAGCCGCTGGCACCGTGGGCCCGATGGGCGCTCTGGTCATCGGTCTGGCTGCCGGCGTGGTGTGCTTCTTCTGCGCCACCACCCTGAAACGCAAACTCGGCTATGACGACTCCCTGGACGCCTTCGGCGTGCACGGTATCGGCGGTATCCTCGGCGCGATCCTGACCGGTGTCTTCGCTGCACCGTCGCTGGGTGGTTTCGGCACCGTCACCGACATCGCCGCACAAGTCTGGATTCAGTGCAAAGGCGTGGGCTTCACGGTGATCTACACCGCGATCGTCACCTTCATCATTCTCAAAGTGCTGGACGCCGTCATGGGTCTGCGTATCACTGAGGAAGAAGAGGCGGTCGGCATCGATCTGGCACTCCACAACGAACGCGGCTACAACTTGTAA
- a CDS encoding secondary thiamine-phosphate synthase enzyme YjbQ, whose product MWQQTLITLRARPRGFHLVTDELLAGLPELKACRVGLLHLWLQHTSASLTINENADPAVRRDFERFFNRLIPQGTDGYEHNDEGLDDLPAHFKASVLGCQLSLPISAGRLALGTWQGVYLGEHRDFGGARKVLATVHGEEA is encoded by the coding sequence ATGTGGCAACAGACTCTGATTACCCTGCGGGCGAGGCCCCGGGGCTTTCATCTGGTAACGGACGAGTTACTCGCCGGCCTGCCTGAACTCAAGGCATGTCGGGTCGGCCTGTTGCATTTGTGGCTGCAGCATACCTCGGCGTCGTTGACCATCAACGAGAACGCCGATCCGGCGGTACGTCGCGACTTCGAACGATTTTTCAATCGTCTGATCCCACAAGGAACAGACGGCTATGAGCATAACGACGAAGGCCTGGACGACCTCCCGGCGCACTTCAAGGCCAGCGTGCTTGGCTGTCAGCTCAGTTTGCCGATTTCGGCAGGCCGACTGGCGTTGGGGACCTGGCAAGGCGTTTATCTGGGCGAGCACCGTGATTTTGGCGGTGCCCGTAAAGTCCTCGCCACCGTGCACGGTGAAGAGGCATAA
- a CDS encoding Bro-N domain-containing protein, translating into MDENYLTPHTFTRHKLHLHALLLENQPWFSARDLGRLLRLYLDERAVRKLDPDQHQTLRMLIHGTIENTLLISESGVYALLVYHYCPEYRGLREWLTHDVVPTLRDALHPTSTERPILSLLNWPEMSLSLLHWNNQPWIRLQDVPHMLADSERPQRSINAPWWKRASRMLQSL; encoded by the coding sequence ATGGACGAAAACTATCTGACTCCTCACACCTTCACCCGCCACAAACTCCACCTCCACGCCCTCCTCCTGGAAAACCAACCCTGGTTCAGCGCCCGCGACCTGGGCCGCCTGCTACGCCTCTACCTCGACGAACGCGCCGTCCGAAAACTCGATCCCGACCAACACCAAACTTTACGAATGCTCATCCACGGCACCATCGAAAACACCCTGCTAATCAGCGAATCCGGCGTCTACGCCCTGCTCGTCTACCACTACTGCCCCGAATACCGAGGCCTGCGCGAATGGCTGACCCACGACGTGGTCCCCACCCTCAGAGACGCCCTGCACCCCACCTCAACCGAACGCCCGATTCTGAGCCTGCTCAATTGGCCCGAGATGTCGTTGAGTTTGCTGCACTGGAATAACCAACCGTGGATTCGCTTGCAGGATGTTCCGCACATGCTGGCGGATAGTGAACGGCCGCAGCGCTCGATCAATGCACCGTGGTGGAAGCGTGCTTCGCGGATGTTGCAATCGCTTTAA
- a CDS encoding YifB family Mg chelatase-like AAA ATPase: protein MSLSIVHSRAQIGVDAPAVTVEVHLANGLPSLTMVGLPEAAVKESKDRVRSAIINSGLQFPARRITLNLAPADLPKDGGRFDLAIALGILSASVQVPTLTLDDIECLGELALSGAVRAVRGVLPAALAARKAGRSLMVPRANAEEACLASGLKVFAVDHLLEAVAHFNGHTPVEPYVSNGLLYASKPYPDLNEVQGQISAKRALLIAAAGAHNLLFSGPPGTGKTLLASRLPGLLPPLAENEALEVAAIQSVTSCVPLSHWPQRPFRQPHHSASGPALVGGGSKPQPGEITLAHHGVLFLDELPEFDRKVEVLREPLESGHIVISRAKDRVRFPARFQLVAAMNPCPCGYLGEPSGKCSCTPDMVQRYRNKLSGPLLDRIDLHLTVAREATALNPALKPGDDTATAAVLVADARERQNKRQGCANAFLDLPGLRRHCKLSTTDEAWLETACERLTLSLRSAHRLLKVARTLADLEQVNAITREHLAEALQYRPASA, encoded by the coding sequence ATGTCACTCTCCATCGTCCATAGTCGCGCCCAGATCGGCGTTGATGCGCCTGCCGTTACCGTAGAAGTCCATCTGGCCAACGGTCTGCCGTCATTGACGATGGTCGGCTTACCCGAGGCGGCCGTGAAGGAGAGCAAGGATCGAGTACGCAGCGCAATCATCAACTCGGGTCTGCAATTTCCGGCGCGGCGTATCACGCTGAATCTCGCGCCTGCGGACTTACCAAAGGATGGCGGACGGTTCGATCTGGCGATTGCCCTGGGAATTCTGTCCGCCAGCGTACAGGTGCCGACGTTGACGCTGGATGACATTGAATGCTTGGGAGAATTGGCGCTGTCAGGCGCGGTACGTGCCGTGAGAGGAGTGTTGCCGGCTGCGCTGGCCGCACGCAAGGCCGGACGCTCACTGATGGTGCCGCGGGCGAACGCCGAGGAGGCGTGCCTGGCGTCGGGGCTGAAGGTGTTTGCCGTGGATCACCTGCTGGAAGCCGTTGCGCACTTCAATGGACATACGCCGGTCGAACCCTACGTTTCCAACGGGTTGCTCTACGCAAGTAAACCCTATCCGGACTTGAATGAAGTGCAGGGGCAAATCTCGGCCAAGCGCGCATTGCTGATTGCGGCGGCTGGGGCTCATAACCTGCTGTTCAGCGGACCGCCGGGGACCGGAAAAACGTTGTTAGCGAGTCGGTTGCCGGGGCTGCTTCCCCCGTTAGCCGAAAACGAAGCGCTGGAAGTCGCTGCCATTCAATCCGTCACCAGTTGCGTGCCCTTGAGCCACTGGCCGCAACGACCGTTCCGCCAGCCCCATCACTCGGCCTCCGGCCCGGCGTTGGTGGGCGGCGGTTCGAAGCCACAACCCGGCGAAATCACCCTAGCCCATCATGGCGTTCTATTCCTCGATGAACTCCCGGAGTTCGACCGCAAGGTGGAGGTTTTAAGGGAGCCGCTGGAGTCCGGCCACATCGTGATTTCCCGCGCCAAGGATCGTGTGAGGTTTCCGGCGCGCTTTCAATTGGTGGCCGCAATGAACCCGTGCCCCTGTGGATATCTTGGCGAGCCCAGCGGCAAATGCAGTTGTACACCGGACATGGTCCAGCGTTATCGCAACAAATTGTCGGGGCCTCTACTGGATCGGATCGACCTGCACCTGACCGTCGCTCGGGAAGCCACGGCGTTGAACCCTGCGCTCAAACCCGGTGATGACACAGCCACTGCTGCGGTGCTGGTCGCCGACGCCCGGGAGCGTCAAAACAAACGCCAGGGCTGTGCCAACGCATTCCTTGATTTGCCAGGGCTGCGTCGACACTGCAAGTTATCCACAACCGACGAGGCGTGGCTGGAAACTGCTTGCGAGCGTTTGACCTTGTCACTCAGGTCGGCCCACCGTCTGCTCAAGGTAGCCCGTACATTGGCAGACCTTGAACAGGTGAATGCAATTACACGCGAGCACTTGGCGGAAGCATTGCAATATCGACCAGCCTCAGCGTAA
- the glnK gene encoding P-II family nitrogen regulator, with amino-acid sequence MKLVTAIIKPFKLDDVRESLSEIGVQGITVTEVKGFGRQKGHTELYRGAEYVVDFLPKVKIDVAIDDKDLDRVIEAITKAANTGKIGDGKIFVVNLEQAIRIRTGETDTDAI; translated from the coding sequence ATGAAGCTAGTCACTGCCATCATCAAGCCGTTCAAACTGGACGACGTACGCGAGTCGCTGTCCGAGATCGGCGTGCAGGGCATTACCGTTACTGAAGTCAAAGGCTTCGGTCGGCAGAAGGGTCACACCGAGCTGTATCGCGGCGCGGAATACGTGGTCGATTTCCTGCCAAAGGTGAAGATCGACGTCGCCATTGACGACAAGGATCTTGACCGGGTTATCGAGGCGATAACCAAGGCTGCCAACACCGGCAAGATCGGTGACGGCAAGATCTTCGTGGTCAATCTGGAGCAGGCGATTCGCATCCGTACCGGCGAAACCGATACCGACGCAATCTAA
- a CDS encoding accessory factor UbiK family protein, producing MLAPKDFLDALSGTASRLFSGDTPLPKSEIESQFKALLQSGFSKLDLVSREEFDSQMVVLARTRARLESLEAKVAELEAKLNPPSE from the coding sequence ATGCTCGCGCCCAAAGACTTCCTCGATGCCCTGAGCGGCACCGCCTCCCGCCTCTTCAGCGGCGACACTCCACTGCCGAAAAGCGAAATCGAAAGCCAGTTCAAGGCTTTGTTGCAGAGCGGCTTCAGCAAGCTGGACCTGGTGAGCCGGGAAGAGTTTGATAGCCAGATGGTCGTGCTGGCACGGACCCGGGCGCGGTTGGAAAGTCTTGAGGCGAAGGTGGCAGAGCTGGAAGCGAAGCTCAATCCACCTTCCGAATAA